The genomic stretch CAGAACTTCATGGATGCCGGCCAGTACCGCGATGCCTATCGGGAATACCTGAGCATCATTAATCGGGATGCGGCCTATAAAGACTGTCCAGAAAGAATGGCGGTCGCACGTGAGATGGGGACCTTTGTGGTGGCCATCATGCCCATCGAGGGGAACATCCGCAGCCGTAATCTGAAGACCAAACTGGAGGCATATACCCTCAACAGCCTGACCGGTCTGCAGAATCCCTTCTTGAAGATCGTGGACAGACAACACTTGGATGATATCCTGGAGCAACAGAATATCTCCCTCAGCGGCCTTATCAGTGATGCGGATGTGCTGGAGGTAGGAAACCTGACCGGGGCAGAAGCACTGCTCATCGGACAAGTGATGGATTATCGTGAGGAGGAAGGTGATCTGCAACAGGAGATCAAGCGAGGCTATGAGAGCTATACGGTCAAGGAGAAAGGCGAGGATGGCAAGGAGGTAGAGCGCACCCGCTATCGTCCGGTCAAATACTATGAGTTCCGCAAGCGGAACAAGGTCTACCTCTCATTCAATGTCAAGTTACTCCATCTAGAGACCTCTGAAGTACTCTTCTCAGAGGTGGTAGAAAGAGAAATGAATGACGATGTGCACTGGGTGACCTACAAGGGCAATGCCAGTCGTCTCTTCCCAGAGCGGGAGGACAAACCCTATCTCAGACGCTCGGCAGTCAATGAACTGCGTTCACTGACCAGCGCACGCAAAGAACCGACTTCCATTGGTGAACTCACCGATCGCACCTTCGGTAAAGTAGGAGATGCTATCGCCTATAAAGTGGATGATTACCTGCAGTAGGATGAAGTCGTTGATCTACATATCGTTGTGCCTCATACTGGTGGCTTGCGGCTCTCAGAAGGAGATGGTCACGAGCTTGGAAGAACAGATGATCGATGCCCCCTTCTGGGTGACCGACCGTCCCATCTCCAGTTTCGAATACATCGGTATCGGAAAAGCCAGTAAACGGGGCGCTCCTGAGGAGTATCAAGCCATTGCACGCAGGAATGCATTGAACGATATGGCCACGGAGATCGATGTCACCGTCACCTCCAATTCCTTATTGCATACCCTCGAGCGCAACGATATGCTCACCGAGTCCTTCAGCGAATCCATCATCACTCGCAGCAATCTGCGCTTGGAGGGATTCGAGGTCACGGATGACTATCAGAACGAGGAATACTATTGGGTGTACTATCGCCTGGACAAGCAACTCTACGAGCAGATCAAGGCCCAGCGCAAGCAAGAGGCGATGGAACGCGCCTTTCAGATGCTCTCTGCAGCCCGTACCGCGCGAGAAAGTGCTGCAGTGGGACTCGCTGCTCAGCAGTATGTCTTGGCCCTGAAGGAGATGCGTCCGCATTGGGGAGAGGTCAATACGAAGGATGGTATACAGGTAGACCGAGTGGCCATGGATGAATTGCTGCAGCTCACGCAAGACTTGGATATAGACCTGAATTCTCAAGAGGTCTATCTGAACAGCTCCAACGATTTCCGTCACCGACTGGAAGCACGAAGTGTGCTCGGCACCCAGACGACCACCCCTCAGCCATTTGCCTATCGATTCGATAAGGAACGCAAGGAGAAGACCGAGACCGATGTTCTCACCCTTACCCTCCGCCCACAGGGGTCGGAGCACAGTATACTGAGTATCGAGATGGACCCCTTCAAAGATCTGCGCAAGGAGGTACGTAGGGAAGGGATGGCCTTTCTGGAGCAGGTCCTTCGACCCAAGATCGCCCTCTTGGATATCTATACCCAATACCCTGATGTGAGTATCGAGGTGAGCCATTCCGATTTGAATGGAGAGCAGGGTACGGCACCCGGATTGCGCTCTGCTATTGTAGGAGGACTAACAGATTTCCAGATACCCGTGGATGATGGATCAGGAAGTGCCTATCGCATCGTATGCCGCTCCATGAGTCGGGATGGTGGGATGACCCAGCAATTCCATATCGTGTATACCGATGTGGATATCATCGCCATCGATGCCCAAGGAGCCACGGTGAATAGCACTAGACTTGAATCCGTCAAGGGAGTACACAATTCTTTGGAGAATGCACATACACTTTCACTGGAGAAATGTGCTGAGCAGATCGATGAAAAGCTTCTGGAGCCCTTGATACACGCGCTTTTCTGACTTTGGCACAGTTTCTGAAATTACCTATGACGAATACACACATGAAGACTATGAGAACAAAACAACTCCACTTCGGCAAGACCTTGATGATGGTCCTAGTAGCTGGGACGATGGTGATAGGCACAGGATGCGGCAAGAAGAAAAAGCTTGCTGAGAAGAAAGCTCCTCCAGTAGGAGAGACAGCGATCAAAGAATACTGCTCAGGACCTGAGTACTTCAGTGACAAGAAGTTCTTCAGAGCCAATGCACTGGGCGAGAGCACCGATCAGGCCACTGCCAAGAAAAAGGCCATGGCCAACGCACGGGCCGATCTCGCTTCGAGCCTACAGACCACCATCCAAGGGGTAGTGGACAACTACGTCAACTCTCGGGAGTACAACAACCGGGAGGAGGTAGAAGAGCGATTCGAGGGATTGACCCGTGAGATCATCGAACAGCGATTGGTGGGAGTGAAGAC from Flavobacteriales bacterium encodes the following:
- a CDS encoding LPP20 family lipoprotein, producing MCLILVACGSQKEMVTSLEEQMIDAPFWVTDRPISSFEYIGIGKASKRGAPEEYQAIARRNALNDMATEIDVTVTSNSLLHTLERNDMLTESFSESIITRSNLRLEGFEVTDDYQNEEYYWVYYRLDKQLYEQIKAQRKQEAMERAFQMLSAARTARESAAVGLAAQQYVLALKEMRPHWGEVNTKDGIQVDRVAMDELLQLTQDLDIDLNSQEVYLNSSNDFRHRLEARSVLGTQTTTPQPFAYRFDKERKEKTETDVLTLTLRPQGSEHSILSIEMDPFKDLRKEVRREGMAFLEQVLRPKIALLDIYTQYPDVSIEVSHSDLNGEQGTAPGLRSAIVGGLTDFQIPVDDGSGSAYRIVCRSMSRDGGMTQQFHIVYTDVDIIAIDAQGATVNSTRLESVKGVHNSLENAHTLSLEKCAEQIDEKLLEPLIHALF